Genomic DNA from Hymenobacter jejuensis:
GCAGCTTTTGCGCCTTCGTTTGTGGTGCTGGTCGTGGCCAGCGTTTTGATCGGCATTTTTTCGGCGGTGCCGCAGCTTCTTATTCCGATGGCGGCCTCGCTGGCCAACGACGAAGATCGCGGCCGCATCGTGGGCAAGGTCATGAGCGGCCTGCTGATCGGCATTCTGCTTTCGCGCACTATTAGTGGGTATGTAGGCGCGCATTTTGGCTGGCGCACGATGTTCTGGGCTGGTTCGGCGGCGATGGTAGTACTGACGGGCGTATTGGCCTTGAAACTTCCGACCAGCCGTCCGTCCTTCACCGGCACCTACGCCAGCCTGATGAAATCGCTGGTGAGCCTGACGCGCGACTTGCAGCCGTTGCGACGGGCTGCCTTGGTAGGCGGCTTTTTATTCGCGGGCTTCAGCGTTTTCTGGACTACGCTGGTGTTCTTTCTGGAAGGCAGCCCCTACCATTACGGCAGCGACGTCGTGGGCTTTTTCGGCCTGATTGGCGCCTGCGGAGCCTTGGCCGCGCCGCTGGCTGGCAAAGCCGCCGACAAAAAAGGGCCCGACTACGCCATCCGAATTGGATTGCTCCTGGCTCTGGCCGCATACGCCATACTGGGCTTCGGCGGCTACCACCTGGCTGGGCTAGTAGTGGGCGTCATCATTCTGGATGTGGGCGTGCAGGCGACCCACATTTCCAACCAATCGAGCATTTTCGCGCTGATTCCGGAAGCGCGCAGCCGCCTCAACACCGTGTACATGACCGCCTATTTTATCGGCGGTTCGTTGGGCTCGCTGGCAGGCGGGTTTGCGTGGGCCAACGCTGGTTGGGCGGGCGTAAGCGCGACCGGTTTTTCGTTTGTGCTGGCCGCTTTTCTCATCAATCAGCTCTACCGTCGTAAGCAGCAAGCGCGCTAAAACGCAAAAAGGCCGCGATTCACATGAACCGCGGCCTTTTTATATCTGTTTGACGATCAATTAGATACGACTCATGCACTCCTTCAGGCTATCGCGCCAGTGCGGAATGGCCAGTTGCAGGTTGGTCTTGACTTTCGTTTTGTCCATTACCGAAA
This window encodes:
- a CDS encoding MFS transporter; translated protein: MKSTLLEQEKPASAVSAPAIDAALVWLMAITCGLVVANIYYNQPLLADIGNTFHLSDSKVSLIATATQIGYTLGLFLVVPLGDKVERKRLILLKLLCAAAAMALAAFAPSFVVLVVASVLIGIFSAVPQLLIPMAASLANDEDRGRIVGKVMSGLLIGILLSRTISGYVGAHFGWRTMFWAGSAAMVVLTGVLALKLPTSRPSFTGTYASLMKSLVSLTRDLQPLRRAALVGGFLFAGFSVFWTTLVFFLEGSPYHYGSDVVGFFGLIGACGALAAPLAGKAADKKGPDYAIRIGLLLALAAYAILGFGGYHLAGLVVGVIILDVGVQATHISNQSSIFALIPEARSRLNTVYMTAYFIGGSLGSLAGGFAWANAGWAGVSATGFSFVLAAFLINQLYRRKQQAR